The Flavobacterium psychrotrophum region AGCGATGTTACGACAGCACAAAAAGCCGTGCAAAAATCGGTAGGCTACCTGCCGGAGCATAATCCGCTATACCTTGACCTGTATGTGCGCGAATACCTGGCCTTTAATGCAGATGTATATCATGTGAGCAAAAACCGTATTGAGGAAGTAATACAGCTTACAGGCCTTACGCCAGAAGCGCATAAAAAAATTAGCGCACTTAGTAAAGGCTACCGCCAGCGTGTGGGTCTTGCAAGTGCACTGCTGCATGATCCTGAAGTTTTAATACTGGATGAACCTACCACAGGACTCGACCCTAACCAACTGGTTGAAATTCGCGGACTGATACGTAACATTGGGAAAAATAAGACCGTATTTTTAAGTACGCACATTATGCAGGAGGTAGAAGCCATTTGTGACCGTGTTATTATTATCAACCAAGGTAAGATAGTTACAGATAAGAAGCTTAATAATCTTGTAAAGGATGATAAGCAACTACAGGTTATTGAGGTGGAATTTGACCAGCCGGTAACTGCCGAAGCCCTGCAAACCATTCCTGAACTTACCGATAGTACAAACCTGAAGGATAATATTTGGGTACTTACCTTTACTGCCGATAAAGACATGCGCCCTGCCGTGTTTGACTTTGCACACGACAACAACCTTAAGACTCTGCAGCTTACTCTTAAAGGCAAAAATCTGGAAACTGTTTTCAGGGAAATGACAAAAAAGAAGTAACCATGTGTGGCGTACCATTACCCTGGTGGGTTGAAGAAATAGACAAAGATAAAGAACAAGGAGAAGCTGTGCCTGATACTAACCTGCCTGAAAAGGATAGCGATGAGAAGTGTTAGAAGATATTACAAATAAGATTTTGTATATTTGAGATAGTAATTAAAAGCGAAAAGTTATGGGAGTTGAATTGCAGATAGAGAAAAAAAAACTTGAGCTCATACAATGGCTTTCTACCGTTGAAGATATGACTGTTATTGACCAGATAGCAGCGTTGCGTAACCGTCAGAAAGACTGGTGGGAAGATATTTCTTTGGATGAAAGAAAAGCGGTAGAGCAGGGAATTGCTGAAGCAGATGCAGGTAAATTAAACCCAAACAGCGAAGCAAGGAAGTTATATGCAAAATGGTTATAAAATTTTATGGACTGATTTGGCACTTGCGGAATTAGAAACGACTATTATTTACCTAGAGGAATATTGGACAGAAAGAGAGCTTAGAAATCTGGCTGCCGCCTTAGACCAAACATTGATGCTAATATCCTCAAATCCATTTCTCTTTCAGGTTTCAGATATTAAAAAAGATATCAGAAGGGTTGTAATCGTAACGTTTAATACACTTTATTACAAGATTAACGGCGATACAGTTGAGGTGCTTTCTTTTTTTTCTAACCGAAAGAATCCTAAAAAGAGAAAATTATAGGGTTTCTCATTCAGATTTTCAGAAGGAGCAATCTCTATAAAGTTTTTTACGAGATTCCTCAACTGCGCTGCACTGCGTTCGGAATGGAACATACACAATCCATCACCCCAAACTACTTATATACAACTTTCCCGGTATATACCCGACCCACATCCACAACTGGCGGTTGGTTGAGCAATACTAAATTTCCGGTAGAATATATCTCACCGCTTATTTTCTGGTTTGCTTTTACCATAATATCGTTACTACTGCGGTGAAAAATGCTTACATTTTCTACTGCTAAGTTAGTGCCGTCAAATCGGGCATCGCCCGCATAAAAATTTACCGAAAGGTTATTTACCCGACCGTTAATTATACAGTATAAGTTTTGGTTGTCCTCCACGGTAAAATTCTCACAATCTAGGTCAAGGGTTACTGTGCCCGATGCGGTTTCGCTTATAAGCCCGGACTGCACATATAAGGATGGAAATTTAAGCACACCAGCAGACCGCACGGCAAACTGTGTAGCCGTAAAGATCTTTTCGAGATGCGGAGTGGTAACCGTTATGGTTGTGGTTTTATATGCATTTACCCAGTTACAGTTATTAGCATTGGTAAGCATCAGCGTACTATCTGTAACTGTTGCGGTAATATATTCTTTAAGGTGTTCCCCTGTTTGTACAATTACGCTTTGGGTATCACCCTGTACAATAACCAACTCAATACCTGCCGAAACGTGTATGGCTGTAAAATCTGGCACTGCAAGTTCATAGGCTACAGTAGTACCCATTTTCCTGAAACATTCAGGCGCATTATCACCATTACAGGATGTAACCGTAACAAAAACGAGTATTAAGATAACTATCCGAAACAGGTAATTCATAATTCAAAATAATTAAAGACGGTACCCTATACCAAATTCCATTACTTCTGCCTTGGCACCATGCGTTTTTAAGCCAACTGACCCAAAGATGTTTTTAGAGAAATAATATTTCATACCTACGCGTTGGTACAGGCTGCCTGTACTTTTATAAGGCTCATATACATAATAGCCTACCTGGCCTTCTAGAGACATACGGTTGATGTATAGCTCATAGCCACCAAAAACGCCCACTTTATGATAATCGGTATTAGGGTTAGTTGGTGTTTCGGGATAAGCGACAGACATATAGCGAATATAATCCTTAAGGTATTTCGGGATAAAAAATTCTGCTCCAAATTGAAACCCGCTTTTACGGCTTATGCGCTTGTCTATGTAACCGCCAATGGTATAGTAGGGGTATTGTTTGCTGCCTATAACATCGCTTTGGTTTACGCCGCCGCGAAATACAATGTTATAATGTAGTGGTTGTTTGTAATCATAAACGGTATCATGCATAATAGTATGATATACGTTTTCAGGCTTTCTGCCAAAGGTATAGTTAACCCCTGCGTTTACAGCAAGTGTATTAGTACTGGTATTGGGTGACTTCATGCTGGCATTACTGTGGTGCACAAAAATAAGTCCGGCCTGTATGCCTAACCCTTTTATAATATCGTGTTTTGTGTAGTTCAGCATAAAATAAGTAGACGGCATTAAATGCTCTCCATAAGCATAGTTGCGAAAATTAGTCTCCTTATTGTAAGGGTTGGTATTATAGGCCACACCCTGCCCCAGGCGGAACATAAGGCAGCGGTTAAAAAAGTAAAAATTGTAATGCCCATAAAGCCCAAACATTTCGCCAAGCGCCTGGTTCTTCATATCCTGGTAATGAAAACTTGCACCATAATCAGGATAGTTAAAGGTACTTTCCCACTCGTGGTTGCCAAAGGTTTTGCGGTTAAAGCTGATAATAATACCTTCAGGATGTGCCGTAATGAGGTGCTGTATGCTTTTGCGATGCGGAATAATGTTGCCATAAAAATAATTGGCATCAACAGTGTAACTGCCTTCAGGGGTTTGCTGAGCAGATAACAGGTACGAAAAAAACAGCAGAAACAGGGTTACTTGCCTCATTTTATTGGTTAAGCGGCAAATATATGAGAAATGAAAGGGAATTTAAGAAAAATGTAGGTAAATATGGGTTATTTAAATGTTAATCCTGTTTTTCTAATGGGCCGGCAACAATTTTGGGTTTTTTACCCGATGTAAGTTTTTTTAGTAATTTCCTTAAGTCCTTAGGTTTGTCTTTTAAGCCCATAAACTCTCCGGTGTATTGTATTTTTCCCTCCTTATCAATAACAAGGGTAGTAGGATAAAATTTTATTCCAAAACGATCGCACAGTTTTTTTGCATCAGCTACAATAGTGTAGTCATATTTTACCTTACCCAAAAATGTCTCTACTTTGGTCTTTTCATCAAAAGTTACTCCAAAATACGCTACTTCATCGGTGCCAAATTCTTCGCGTATTTTATTCAAGTCAGGCATCTCCTGTATACAGGGAGCACAGGTTGTAAACCAAAAATCGAGTATTATTATTTTATCACTAAGACTTTTAGATGTATAAAGGTTACCGTGTATATCTGTCATTACAAGATCATCAATCGTAGAGCGCATTAATTTTTTACGGTTCTTGTCATCCTCTTTAAAGTATTTGTTCCAGTGTTTATTATCTGCCTTTACTTCTTCATCTGTACGTTTATGCAGTATTTCGTAAAACAGGTTGCTTACAGTGTCGCGGTATGATTTTATGGTATAATATGAGGCATCTTTGGTTCTGGCTTTAAAAATAGAATCGGCATAAGCGCGTGTGTAAGTGGTACCATCATCTTTAAGTCGCTTTATTGCATAAAAGAGACTATCGTATTTACTTTGCGGAAAAGTATTAAGATATTCTGTAAACTCGTGTTTTTTTTGCTTTCTTGTAGAAGAAGTAAGAAAAGGATAATCCTGTGCAAAGGTTGCAATGCTGCACAGCAATAGCATCATTAAAAAGACATCTTTTTTCATTTTGATTGGTATAGGTTTCTTTTAAAAACAAAAAAAGGCACCGTTTATTGTGCCTTTGATGTCATTGTTGAACTATCTGTAATTCTGACAATCTAATATACCAAAAATTCTAAATTAAAATATCTCCTTAGCAATTGCCTTAACGCTTTCAGCCTTACCCATGCTGTAGTAATGCAGTACCGGTATACCGGCTTTAACAAGCTCTTTGCTTTGCGCAATGCACCATTCAATACCTACCTGTTTTACAGCATCATTGTCTTTAGCTTTTACCACCGCCATAATAAGGTCGTCCGGCAGGTCCACACTAAAACGATGCGGAATGGTATTTAGCTGTTTTTTAGTGGCAATGGGCTTAAGTCCCGGAATTATAGGCACGGTAATACCCTCTTTACGACACTTGGCTACAAAGTCAAAAAACTTTTTGTTGTCAAAAAACATCTGGGTGATGATGTATTGGGCACCGTTTTTTATTTTCTGTTTCAGGTAATGCATGTCGCTGTCTAAACTGGGAGCCTCCATGTGCTTTTCAGGGTAACCGGCTACGCCAATGCAAAAGTTGGTCTTTGCCGAGTTTTGCAGGTTATCATCAAGATATATACCGTCGTTAAGGCTGGAGATCTGGCTTACCAGTTCAGTGGCATAATTGTGCCCGTCTTTTTCTGCCCGAAAGTATATTTCGCTCTTAACCGCGTCGCCACGCAGGGCAACTACATTCTGTATACCAAGGAAATCGAGGTCGATCAAAAAGTTCTCAGTATCTTCTTTAGAAAACCCACCACACAATATATGCGGAATGGCATCTACCTGGTATTTGTTTTGTATGGCAGAACATATACCCACAGTGCCGGGGCGTTTTTTAACTACGCGCCTTTCTAGCAGGCCACTGGGTAGTTCCTTATATTCATATTCCTCCCGATGGTAGGTAACATCTATAAAAGGAGGTTTAAATTCCATTAACGGGTCTATACCATCAAAAATAGACTGTATGTTTTGCCCCTTAAGCGGTGGCAATATCTCAAAAGAAAATTGTGTTTTGCCCTGGGCATTCTCTATATGTTCGGTTACTTTCATTCTTTTCTTGGTTGTTAGTTGCCGGTTGTTGGTTGTTGGATGATCATGAGTAAGCCCTGACAACCAATAACTATCAACCATTAACCAATTAATCTGCTATATTAGGGTTAAGCCATTTAAAGGCAGTTGTTTCTGGTACGCCACGGCGTTTTGCGTAATCTATAACCTGGTCCTCTTTTATTTTACCAAGGCCAAAATACTTACTCTGCGGATTTGCAAAATAATATCCTGATACCGATGCGGCAGGCCACATGGCCAGGCTTTCGGTTAAGGTAACGCCTATCTGTTTCTCTACATCAAGCACCTGCCAAATCGTGTTTTTTTCTAAATGATCCGGGCAGGCAGGATAGCCTGGTGCAGGCCTAATGCCTTGATATTCTTCCTTTATAAGATCGGTATTTGTTAGATGTTCATCGGCAGCATAGCCCCAAATCTCAGTACGTACTTTTTTGTGGAGGTATTCGGCAAAAGCTTCTGCAAAACGGTCGCCGAGTGCCTTAGCCATGATTGAGTTGTAGTCATCGTGCTCCTTTTCAAACTCAGCGGCTTTTTCATCTACACCAAATCCGGTGGTCACAGCAAATGCGCCCATGTAATCCTGTTTGTTCAGGTTTTTTGGGGCGATAAAATCTGCTAACGCAATGTTTGGCGCACCCTTGGTTTTTTGAGATTGTTGACGAAGTGTCAAGAAAAGCCCCCCAACCCCTGCTTCGGACGTATTTAGCAGTTCTATATCATCATCGTTAACCGTATTCGCAGGGAATATTCCGTAAATACCACGGGCTTCAAACCAGTTTTCGTCTACAATTTGTTTCAGCATTTTTTGTGCATCCTCAAAAAGCGATTGTGCCTGTTCGCCCACTACATTATCAGTTAATATGGCGGGATATTTACCGTGCAAATCCCACGTCTGGAAAAATGGTGTCCAGTCGATAAACTCCACCAGTTCATCCAGCTTAGGATAAATGGTATGTACGCCTAGTTGCTTTGGTACAAAAGCAGTGAAATTTTCCCAGTCCAGTTGAAGTTTGTTTTTTCGGGCATCCTCAATACTAAGGAAATCTTTATCGCGGCTGCGGTTAAGGTAGCCTTCACGCAGTTTATCATATTCTTCGCGTATGCCCTGTGCATATTCTGTTTTTGCGCTGTTAAGCAGGTTACCGGCAACAGTTACGGCACGGCTGGCATCATTAACATGCACCACTGTTTCGCGGTATTGCGGCGCTATTTTTACAGCGGTATGCGCACGGCTGGTGGTGGCACCGCCTATCATTATAGGGATGCTTATATTTAGCCTGTCCATTTCTTTGGCCAGATATACCATTTCGTCCAGCGAAGGCGTTATAAGTCCACTAAGCCCTATGATATCTACCTGCTCTTTAACGGCGGTTTCTATAATACGCTCAGGCGGAACCATTACCCCAAGATCAATGATCTCAAAATTATTACACCCCAATACTACGGCTACGATGTTCTTACCAATGTCGTGTACATCGCCCTTAACAGTTGCCATAAGCACTTTACCGGCGCTTGATGATTTTCCATCTTTCTGAGCTTCGATATATGGAAGTAGGTAAGCCACGGCTTTTTTCATTACCCGTGCCGATTTTACTACCTGCGGCAGAAACATTTTTCCGCTGCCAAAGAGGTCGCCCACCACGTTCATGCCACTCATCAGGTTAATTTCAATAACCTGTATGGGCTTCTCAGCAAGTTGACGTGCTTCTTCTACATCAATTTCTATAAATTCGTCAAGGCCTTTTACAAGGGCATGGGTTAGCCTTTCCTGCACGGGCAGGCTGCGCCACTCCTGTATTTGTTTTTCGGTGGTTTTTACGTCACCTTTCACATTTTCGGCGAAGGCCAAGAGGCGTTCTGTAGCATCATCGCGGCGGTCGAGCAGTACATCTTCCACATGCTCCATCAAATCTTTATCTACGTTGTCGTAGACTTCGATAAGTTCAGGGTTTACAATACCCATATCCATACCATGCTGAATAGCGTGGTACAAAAATGCAGAGT contains the following coding sequences:
- the gldA gene encoding gliding motility-associated ABC transporter ATP-binding subunit GldA, whose protein sequence is MSIEVKEISKSYGEQKALDAVSFSINKGEIVGFLGPNGAGKSTLMKILTTYLAADNGTASVNGSDVTTAQKAVQKSVGYLPEHNPLYLDLYVREYLAFNADVYHVSKNRIEEVIQLTGLTPEAHKKISALSKGYRQRVGLASALLHDPEVLILDEPTTGLDPNQLVEIRGLIRNIGKNKTVFLSTHIMQEVEAICDRVIIINQGKIVTDKKLNNLVKDDKQLQVIEVEFDQPVTAEALQTIPELTDSTNLKDNIWVLTFTADKDMRPAVFDFAHDNNLKTLQLTLKGKNLETVFREMTKKK
- a CDS encoding type II toxin-antitoxin system RelE/ParE family toxin, which gives rise to MQNGYKILWTDLALAELETTIIYLEEYWTERELRNLAAALDQTLMLISSNPFLFQVSDIKKDIRRVVIVTFNTLYYKINGDTVEVLSFFSNRKNPKKRKL
- a CDS encoding head GIN domain-containing protein produces the protein MNYLFRIVILILVFVTVTSCNGDNAPECFRKMGTTVAYELAVPDFTAIHVSAGIELVIVQGDTQSVIVQTGEHLKEYITATVTDSTLMLTNANNCNWVNAYKTTTITVTTPHLEKIFTATQFAVRSAGVLKFPSLYVQSGLISETASGTVTLDLDCENFTVEDNQNLYCIINGRVNNLSVNFYAGDARFDGTNLAVENVSIFHRSSNDIMVKANQKISGEIYSTGNLVLLNQPPVVDVGRVYTGKVVYK
- a CDS encoding acyloxyacyl hydrolase, with translation MRQVTLFLLFFSYLLSAQQTPEGSYTVDANYFYGNIIPHRKSIQHLITAHPEGIIISFNRKTFGNHEWESTFNYPDYGASFHYQDMKNQALGEMFGLYGHYNFYFFNRCLMFRLGQGVAYNTNPYNKETNFRNYAYGEHLMPSTYFMLNYTKHDIIKGLGIQAGLIFVHHSNASMKSPNTSTNTLAVNAGVNYTFGRKPENVYHTIMHDTVYDYKQPLHYNIVFRGGVNQSDVIGSKQYPYYTIGGYIDKRISRKSGFQFGAEFFIPKYLKDYIRYMSVAYPETPTNPNTDYHKVGVFGGYELYINRMSLEGQVGYYVYEPYKSTGSLYQRVGMKYYFSKNIFGSVGLKTHGAKAEVMEFGIGYRL
- a CDS encoding TlpA family protein disulfide reductase; translated protein: MKKDVFLMMLLLCSIATFAQDYPFLTSSTRKQKKHEFTEYLNTFPQSKYDSLFYAIKRLKDDGTTYTRAYADSIFKARTKDASYYTIKSYRDTVSNLFYEILHKRTDEEVKADNKHWNKYFKEDDKNRKKLMRSTIDDLVMTDIHGNLYTSKSLSDKIIILDFWFTTCAPCIQEMPDLNKIREEFGTDEVAYFGVTFDEKTKVETFLGKVKYDYTIVADAKKLCDRFGIKFYPTTLVIDKEGKIQYTGEFMGLKDKPKDLRKLLKKLTSGKKPKIVAGPLEKQD
- the metF gene encoding methylenetetrahydrofolate reductase [NAD(P)H] yields the protein MKVTEHIENAQGKTQFSFEILPPLKGQNIQSIFDGIDPLMEFKPPFIDVTYHREEYEYKELPSGLLERRVVKKRPGTVGICSAIQNKYQVDAIPHILCGGFSKEDTENFLIDLDFLGIQNVVALRGDAVKSEIYFRAEKDGHNYATELVSQISSLNDGIYLDDNLQNSAKTNFCIGVAGYPEKHMEAPSLDSDMHYLKQKIKNGAQYIITQMFFDNKKFFDFVAKCRKEGITVPIIPGLKPIATKKQLNTIPHRFSVDLPDDLIMAVVKAKDNDAVKQVGIEWCIAQSKELVKAGIPVLHYYSMGKAESVKAIAKEIF
- the metH gene encoding methionine synthase translates to MAEQRYLKLSGLEPLIVTPESNFINVGERTNVTGSRKFLRLIKEEKYEEALDIARAQVDGGAQIIDVNMDEGMLDGVYAMTKFLNLIASEPDIARVPLMIDSSKWEIIEAGLKVAQGKSVVNSISLKEGEENFIHHAKKIKRYGAAAIIMAFDEAGQADTYERRIEICKRSYDILVEKVGFPAEDIIFDPNIFPVATGMEEHRRNAIDFFNATKWIRTNLPHAHVSGGVSNVSFSFRGNDRVREAMHSAFLYHAIQHGMDMGIVNPELIEVYDNVDKDLMEHVEDVLLDRRDDATERLLAFAENVKGDVKTTEKQIQEWRSLPVQERLTHALVKGLDEFIEIDVEEARQLAEKPIQVIEINLMSGMNVVGDLFGSGKMFLPQVVKSARVMKKAVAYLLPYIEAQKDGKSSSAGKVLMATVKGDVHDIGKNIVAVVLGCNNFEIIDLGVMVPPERIIETAVKEQVDIIGLSGLITPSLDEMVYLAKEMDRLNISIPIMIGGATTSRAHTAVKIAPQYRETVVHVNDASRAVTVAGNLLNSAKTEYAQGIREEYDKLREGYLNRSRDKDFLSIEDARKNKLQLDWENFTAFVPKQLGVHTIYPKLDELVEFIDWTPFFQTWDLHGKYPAILTDNVVGEQAQSLFEDAQKMLKQIVDENWFEARGIYGIFPANTVNDDDIELLNTSEAGVGGLFLTLRQQSQKTKGAPNIALADFIAPKNLNKQDYMGAFAVTTGFGVDEKAAEFEKEHDDYNSIMAKALGDRFAEAFAEYLHKKVRTEIWGYAADEHLTNTDLIKEEYQGIRPAPGYPACPDHLEKNTIWQVLDVEKQIGVTLTESLAMWPAASVSGYYFANPQSKYFGLGKIKEDQVIDYAKRRGVPETTAFKWLNPNIAD